A genomic stretch from Helianthus annuus cultivar XRQ/B chromosome 1, HanXRQr2.0-SUNRISE, whole genome shotgun sequence includes:
- the LOC110864731 gene encoding villin-1 isoform X1 — protein sequence MLILDCHTEIYVWVSHNSVVKSKQQALSIGLALLEKDVLGECLSVDTPIYVVTEGHEPPFFTRFFGWDASKANMLGNSFERKLAMLKGQTHKLEAPSRNSPSVTPNGMTRPSPTPNGLRRPCPIPNDLNEKAFRNN from the exons ATGTTAATACtcgactgtcacactgaaatttaCGTGTGGGTAAGCCATAATTCAGTTGTCAAGTCAAAGCAACAGGCCCTTTCTATTGGCTTG GCGCTCCTTGAAAAAGATGTTTTGGGAGAATGTTTATCCGTAGATACTCCTATATACGTTGTTACAGAAGGGCATGAACCTCCGTTTTTCACTCGCTTTTTTGGTTGGGATGCTTCAAAGGCAAAT ATGCTAGGCAACTCATTCGAGCGAAAGCTGGCTATGTTAAAAGGGCAGACACACAAACTTGAA GCACCTTCAAGAAATTCACCGAGTGTAACGCCAAACGGGATGACAAGACCGTCGCCAACTCCAAACGGGTTGAGAAGACCGTGTCCTATTCCTAACGATTT AAATGAGAAAGCGTTTCGCAACAACTAA
- the LOC110864731 gene encoding villin-1 isoform X2, with protein sequence MLILDCHTEIYVWVSHNSVVKSKQQALSIGLALLEKDVLGECLSVDTPIYVVTEGHEPPFFTRFFGWDASKANMLGNSFERKLAMLKGQTHKLEAPSRNSPSVTPNGMTRPSPTPNGNEKAFRNN encoded by the exons ATGTTAATACtcgactgtcacactgaaatttaCGTGTGGGTAAGCCATAATTCAGTTGTCAAGTCAAAGCAACAGGCCCTTTCTATTGGCTTG GCGCTCCTTGAAAAAGATGTTTTGGGAGAATGTTTATCCGTAGATACTCCTATATACGTTGTTACAGAAGGGCATGAACCTCCGTTTTTCACTCGCTTTTTTGGTTGGGATGCTTCAAAGGCAAAT ATGCTAGGCAACTCATTCGAGCGAAAGCTGGCTATGTTAAAAGGGCAGACACACAAACTTGAA GCACCTTCAAGAAATTCACCGAGTGTAACGCCAAACGGGATGACAAGACCGTCGCCAACTCCAAACGG AAATGAGAAAGCGTTTCGCAACAACTAA